The following are encoded together in the Humulus lupulus chromosome 5, drHumLupu1.1, whole genome shotgun sequence genome:
- the LOC133778845 gene encoding uncharacterized protein LOC133778845 — MEYSFLQDLDNDKGSLMIRVRVCRMWESINTKKNGELISLDMIFIDEKENLMHATIRKNLVTKFKHFLSEGCLYSIKNLKVVASTGEYKPLSNENKLLFLVTTSLKKLEEGIVKIPINGFQFISQSLIDLRVNDNTILLDVVGCLCGVGDIEIVGGSWKKRDIKIITN; from the exons ATGGAGTACTCTTTTCTTCAAGATTTAGACAATGATAAGGGTAGTTTGATGATAAGAGTTCGAGTTTGTAGGATGTGGGAATCAATCAAcaccaagaaaaatggagaactTATCAGTCTTGACATGATTTTCATTGATGAAAAG GAAAATCTTATGCATGCAACAATCAGAAAAAATTTAGTTACCAAGTTTAAGCACTTTTTGAGTGAGGGTTGTTTATATagtataaaaaatttaaaagtggTTGCAAGCACAGGCGAGTACAAACCTCTTTCTAATGAGAACAAACTTCTTTTTTTGGTTACAACTTCCCTAAAGAAGTTGGAAGAAGGAATTGTTAAGATTCCAATCAATGGATTTCAATTCATATCTCAAAGTTTAATTGATTTACGTGTCAATGACAATACAATCCTCTTAG ATGTTGTTGGATGCTTGTGTGGAGTGGGTGACATTGAGATTGTTGGAGGTAGCTGGAAAAAAAGAGACATAAAAATTATAACAAATTAG
- the LOC133778846 gene encoding protein FAR1-RELATED SEQUENCE 5-like produces MGFSVRKEDVRREKADNSEWQRKWVCSKQGFRKEKWKNLTNRKKTPRAITRTAAKTELHFLRSNRAIPECIGAQVMSMRRSGIRTCHILNHLARERGGREYLPFMKKDLYNWIGRQRRQEAEEGETDAEGALGYQECLGLRDPHFYETHTIDKDFRLADLFWADGNCRRDYNLFGEIMAFDTTYRKNAYNKPLLIFVGVNHHFRTIVFVVALLYDEMEETYIWVLQEFLECMKNKAPRVIVTDGDHAMANAIKVVMPQDLVGQVDAAIQNIRHTEREDDFISNHTSPNIPTNVLHQYYQQVASILTRTMYEKVAEQISSALSYSVVSADVTVNSRSYYLTRFPKGLVRSQVNYDTDHGHINCTCMLFESDGIPCHHIFAVMKHLNIPCIPDFLFKARWRKDAKSSVELNGFPHSRVPADVLVCTRWGSLTSRFNAMGYFATKQSDTYEEAMNEMSRLEEKFKSMCFQFCNQSGDANIEQNENHSHPSNRVIRDPALIRTKGREPNKKSKGKEKEHDNKVANKRRCRNCNELGHNRATCKVQPQIQMTQQFQPFSKFPSTEASVCCGFIQPGESNDDGNNDTSTPW; encoded by the exons ATGGGGTTTAGTGTTCGAAAAGAAGATGTTCGCCGCGAGAAGGCCGATAACTCAGAGTGGCAAAGAAAATGGGTTTGCTCAAAACAGGGCTTCAGAAAAGAGAAGTGGAAAAACCTAACTAACCGAAAGAAAACACCCAGAGCCATTACCAGGACAG CTGCAAAGACAGAGCTACATTTCCTGCGATCCAACCGAGCTATACCAGAATGTATAGGTGCACAGGTCATGTCAATGAGACGATCGGGCATACGCACTTGCCATATATTAAATCATCTAGCACGAGAAAGGGGAGGACGTGAGTATCTTCCATTCATGAAAAAGGATCTTTATAATTGGATTGGTCGCCAAAGACGACAGGAAGCAGAAGAAGGGGAAACAGACGCTGAAGGTGCTCTCGGTTACCAAGAATGTCTCGGTTTGCGTGACCCTCATTTCTATGAAACACACACAATTGACAAGGACTTCAGATTGGCAGACCTGTTCTGGGCCGATGGAAATTGTCGTAGAGATTACAATTTGTTCGGCGAAATCATGGCTTTTGACACGACATATAGGAAAAATGCATACAACAAACCATTACTAATCTTCGTCGGGGTGAACCATCATTTCAGAACAATTGTTTTTGTGGTTGCATTGTTATACGATGAGATGGAGGAGACATACATATGGGTTTTACAAGAATTCTTAGAGTGCATGAAAAACAAGGCACCGCGTGTTATTGTCACCGACGGAGACCACGCTATGGCAAACGCAATAAAGGTAGTCATGCCGCA GGATCTTGTCGGCCAAGTTGATGCAGCCATACAGAACATTCGCCACACCGAAAGGGAGGATGACTTCATCAGTAACCACACTTCGCCCAATATACCAACAAACGTCCTCCACCAGTACTACCAACAAGTTGCCTCCATTCTTACCAGGACCATGTACGAAAAGGTGGCAGAGCAAATCAGTAGTGCTCTTTCATACTCAGTTGTCTCTGCAGATGTAACAGTTAACAGTCGGTCGTACTACTTGACACGTTTCCCAAAAGGACTAGTACGGAGTCAAGTGAACTACGACACTGACCATGGACACATCAATTGTACATGTATGCTATTCGAGTCCGATGGAATTCCATGTCATCATATATTCGCTGTTATGAAGCACTTGAACATACCTTGCATTCCAGACTTTCTGTTTAAGGCTAGATGGAGGAAGGATGCTAAGAGCTCGGTTGAATTGAATGGTTTCCCCCATTCTAGGGTGCCCGCTGATGTGTTGGTATGTACAAGATGGGGATCATTAACATCACGGTTCAATGCAATGGGATACTTTGCGACCAAGCAAAGCGACACTTACGAAGAGGCCATGAATGAGATGTCTCGGTTGGAGGAGAAATTTAAGTCAATGTGCTTCCAATTTTGTAATCAATCCGGTGATGCAAACATTGAGCAAAATGAGAACCACTCCCACCCATCTAACAGAGTGATCCGAGATCCAGCTTTAATTCGGACTAAGGGGAGGGAACCTAATAAAAAGTCAAAAGGAAAGGAGAAGGAGCATGATAACAAGGTGGCTAACAAGAGAAGATGCAGAAACTGCAACGAGTTAGGGCACAACAGGGCAACTTGCAAAGTTCAACCTCAAATTCAAATGACTCAACAATTTCAACCATTTTCTAAGTTTCCATCCACAGAAGCAAGTGTATGTTGTGGCTTCATCCAGCCTGGAGAAAGCAATGACGATGGCAATAATGACACATCTACACCATGGTAA